One genomic segment of Micromonospora sp. WMMC415 includes these proteins:
- a CDS encoding DUF2252 domain-containing protein: MTDSADRRSAFIVDVLTEEFGESMALDPAAFRRKFRKMAASPFAFYRGSAALFYADQRGDFADDAFLDGRTSRVWIHGDLHAENFGTYMNASGQLVFNVNDFDEAYVGPFSWDVKRFAASVALLGYAKALSDDVISDLVGVFARSYLAELRGIATGGDDAIGSITLATADGVLLRVLQQARLNTRVELLAGQTTIDNYERRFSLGDGVFEIDRDTRDKVCAAYEDYLDTRPPSAAKLRPVAAQIKDVVLRKGVGIGSAGLPSYNLLLEGHTQALENDVVLYMKQAQVPAVARHITDETVRGYFRHQGHRTAESQRALQAYADPWLGFTELDGVGQLVAEVSPYAADLDWADVNEPEELANVLGHLGHAVARMHSVADDESSHDLVDYSTEEAIVAAVGDDTDGFVAHLVEFAHRYGVRTRQDHQLFVDVFRNGRLPGI; this comes from the coding sequence ATGACCGACTCCGCGGACCGGCGTTCCGCCTTCATCGTCGACGTGCTCACCGAGGAGTTCGGGGAGTCGATGGCGCTCGACCCGGCGGCGTTCCGCCGCAAGTTCCGCAAGATGGCGGCCTCGCCGTTCGCCTTCTACCGGGGCAGCGCCGCCCTCTTCTACGCCGACCAGCGTGGCGACTTCGCCGACGACGCGTTCCTGGACGGGCGGACCAGCCGGGTGTGGATCCACGGCGACCTGCACGCGGAGAACTTCGGCACGTACATGAACGCCTCCGGGCAGCTCGTGTTCAACGTCAACGACTTCGACGAGGCGTACGTCGGGCCCTTCTCCTGGGACGTGAAGCGCTTCGCGGCGAGCGTGGCGCTCCTCGGGTACGCCAAGGCGCTCTCCGACGACGTGATCAGCGACCTGGTCGGCGTCTTCGCCCGGTCGTACCTCGCCGAGCTGCGCGGCATCGCCACCGGCGGGGACGACGCGATCGGCTCGATCACCCTGGCCACCGCCGACGGGGTGCTGCTGCGGGTGCTCCAGCAGGCCCGGCTCAACACCCGGGTCGAGCTGCTGGCCGGGCAGACCACCATCGACAACTACGAGCGGCGGTTCTCCCTCGGCGACGGGGTCTTCGAGATCGACCGGGACACCCGGGACAAGGTCTGCGCCGCCTACGAGGACTACCTGGACACCCGGCCGCCGTCGGCGGCGAAGCTGCGGCCGGTCGCCGCGCAGATCAAGGACGTGGTGCTGCGCAAGGGGGTGGGCATCGGGTCGGCCGGGCTGCCGTCGTACAACCTGCTGCTGGAGGGGCACACCCAGGCTCTGGAGAACGACGTCGTCCTCTACATGAAGCAGGCGCAGGTGCCGGCGGTGGCGCGGCACATCACCGACGAGACGGTGCGCGGCTACTTCCGGCACCAGGGGCACCGCACGGCCGAGTCCCAGCGGGCCCTGCAGGCGTACGCGGACCCGTGGCTGGGCTTCACCGAGCTGGACGGGGTCGGTCAGCTCGTCGCCGAGGTCTCCCCGTACGCGGCGGACCTCGACTGGGCCGACGTCAACGAGCCGGAGGAACTGGCCAACGTCCTCGGTCACCTGGGCCACGCGGTCGCCCGGATGCACTCGGTCGCCGACGACGAGTCCAGCCACGACCTGGTCGACTACTCCACCGAGGAGGCGATCGTGGCCGCGGTGGGTGACGACACCGACGGGTTCGTCGCGCACCTGGTCGAGTTCGCCCACCGGTACGGCGTCCGCACGCGGCAGGACCACCAGCTCTTCGTGGACGTGTTCCGCAACGGCCGGCTGCCCGGCATCTGA
- a CDS encoding glucose 1-dehydrogenase, translating to MRAVTVAPGVPDSLRLLDDWPEPAPEEGAILVEALAVGICGTDLEIIAGHYGEAPPGQERLVIGHEALGRVLEDPTGSLEPGDLVAGVVRHPDPVPCPNCAVDEWDMCRNGRYTEHGIKGLPGFARERWRVQPKFAVGLDPVLAPVGMLLEPASVVAKAWDHIERIGNRAEWNPQTVLITGAGPIGLLAALLGTQRGLTVHVLDRNTTGPKPDLVRALGATYHTTPVNELDFNPDVLVECTGAPVVVLDAMCKVGPNGIVCLTGVSSGGRTIDFDAGALNRELVLENNVVFGSVNANRRHWDQAAEALARADQSWLNSLITRRVPMSDFAVAYEHTGEDIKVMLDFTS from the coding sequence GTGCGCGCTGTGACTGTGGCTCCCGGGGTCCCCGACTCGCTGCGCCTCCTGGACGACTGGCCCGAGCCGGCCCCCGAGGAGGGAGCGATCCTGGTCGAGGCGCTCGCGGTGGGCATCTGCGGCACCGACCTGGAGATCATCGCCGGGCACTACGGCGAGGCCCCACCGGGCCAGGAACGGCTGGTCATCGGGCACGAGGCGCTGGGCCGGGTGCTGGAGGACCCGACGGGTTCCCTGGAACCCGGCGACCTGGTGGCCGGCGTGGTGCGGCACCCCGACCCGGTGCCCTGCCCCAACTGCGCGGTCGACGAGTGGGACATGTGCCGCAACGGGCGGTACACCGAGCACGGCATCAAGGGGCTGCCCGGCTTCGCCCGGGAGCGGTGGCGGGTGCAGCCGAAGTTCGCCGTGGGGCTCGACCCCGTCCTCGCTCCGGTGGGGATGCTCCTGGAGCCGGCCAGCGTGGTCGCCAAGGCGTGGGACCACATCGAACGGATCGGCAACCGCGCCGAGTGGAACCCGCAGACCGTGCTGATCACCGGCGCCGGACCGATCGGCCTGCTGGCGGCGCTGCTCGGGACCCAACGCGGACTGACCGTGCACGTGCTCGACCGGAACACCACGGGACCGAAGCCGGACCTGGTCCGGGCGCTGGGCGCCACGTACCACACGACGCCCGTGAACGAGCTGGACTTCAACCCGGACGTGCTGGTGGAGTGCACCGGCGCGCCCGTGGTGGTGCTGGACGCGATGTGCAAGGTCGGACCGAACGGCATCGTGTGCCTGACCGGCGTCTCCAGCGGCGGCCGCACCATCGACTTCGACGCCGGCGCCCTGAACCGGGAGCTGGTGCTGGAGAACAACGTCGTCTTCGGCTCGGTCAACGCCAACCGCCGGCACTGGGACCAGGCCGCCGAGGCGTTGGCCCGGGCCGACCAGTCGTGGCTCAACTCGCTGATCACCCGCCGGGTGCCGATGTCCGACTTCGCCGTGGCGTACGAGCACACCGGTGAGGACATCAAGGTGATGCTGGACTTCACCTCCTGA
- a CDS encoding complex I subunit 1 family protein — MPLWVELLLRVGGVVVAFLTLPLLVGQAEHKVMAHMQGRLGPMYAGAFHGWAQLVADGVKFVQKEDVTPREADRPVFRLAPVVALVPYLLVLLVIPLGPGDLVGQPLDIGLFFVLAVVGVGVVAVLMSAWASANKYSLLGGLRGAAQLLGYELPLVLAAASVAMAAGTLSLPGIVEAWQPWWLLWQAPAMIIFFVAGLAEIRRPPFDMPIADSELVFGYLTEYTGLRFAFFLLAEYVGIVVIAALTTVLFLGGWQGPFADAQLGWLWTLLKVFAVSFVIIWLRVSYPRLREDQLQRLCWLVLVPASLAQLVLTAAVRVAL; from the coding sequence ATGCCGCTCTGGGTTGAGCTGCTGCTACGGGTGGGCGGGGTGGTGGTCGCCTTCCTCACCCTGCCGCTGCTCGTCGGTCAGGCCGAGCACAAGGTGATGGCCCACATGCAGGGGCGCCTCGGCCCGATGTACGCCGGCGCCTTCCACGGCTGGGCGCAGCTCGTCGCCGACGGCGTGAAGTTCGTGCAGAAGGAGGACGTGACGCCCCGCGAGGCGGACCGGCCGGTGTTCCGGCTCGCCCCGGTCGTCGCCCTGGTGCCGTACCTGCTGGTGCTGCTGGTCATCCCGCTCGGGCCGGGCGACCTGGTCGGGCAGCCGCTGGACATCGGGCTCTTCTTCGTCCTGGCCGTGGTCGGCGTCGGCGTGGTGGCGGTGCTGATGTCCGCGTGGGCGTCGGCCAACAAGTACAGCCTGCTCGGCGGGCTGCGCGGTGCCGCCCAGCTGCTCGGCTACGAGCTGCCGCTGGTGCTCGCCGCCGCGTCGGTGGCGATGGCGGCCGGCACGCTCAGCCTGCCCGGCATCGTCGAGGCGTGGCAGCCGTGGTGGCTGCTCTGGCAGGCCCCCGCCATGATCATCTTCTTCGTGGCCGGGCTCGCCGAGATCCGGCGGCCGCCCTTCGACATGCCGATCGCCGACTCGGAGCTGGTCTTCGGCTACCTGACCGAGTACACCGGGCTGCGGTTCGCGTTCTTCCTGCTCGCCGAGTACGTGGGGATCGTGGTGATCGCCGCGTTGACCACGGTGCTGTTCCTCGGCGGCTGGCAGGGCCCGTTCGCCGACGCGCAGCTCGGCTGGCTCTGGACGCTGCTGAAGGTCTTCGCCGTCAGCTTCGTCATCATCTGGCTCCGGGTGAGCTACCCGCGCCTGCGCGAGGACCAGCTCCAGCGCCTGTGCTGGCTGGTCCTGGTCCCCGCGTCCCTGGCCCAGCTGGTCCTGACGGCGGCGGTCCGCGTCGCCCTGTAA
- a CDS encoding glutathione S-transferase family protein, whose translation MTEGTAAASNEEVLMRTGGKYVEPGGEFTRDQRYIATRITADGRDGWPVEPGRYRLAASRACPWANRLVIVRRLLGLEDAISLALAGPTHDKRSWTFDLDPGGRDPVLGIERLADAYFKRFPGYDRGITVPALVDVPTGQVVTNDYAQMSLDLSTEWTAYHRDGAPALYPERLRDEIDEVNKVVFADVNNGVYRCGFAGSQEAYDKAYRRLFDRLDWLSDRLAGQRYLVGDTITEADVRLFTTLARFDPVYHGHFKCNRSKLTEMPVLWAYARDLFQTPGFGDTIDFDEIKRHYYEVHRDINPTGVVPLGPDLSNWLTPHNREELGGRPFGDGTPPPPPPVTERVDPAHTPLR comes from the coding sequence GTGACCGAGGGTACGGCGGCGGCCAGCAACGAAGAGGTGCTCATGCGCACCGGCGGGAAGTACGTCGAGCCGGGCGGCGAGTTCACCCGGGACCAGCGCTACATCGCCACCCGGATCACCGCCGACGGGCGCGACGGCTGGCCGGTGGAGCCGGGACGGTACCGGCTGGCCGCCAGCCGCGCCTGCCCGTGGGCCAACCGGCTGGTCATCGTCCGGCGGCTGCTCGGCCTCGAGGACGCCATCTCCCTGGCGCTGGCCGGCCCGACGCACGACAAGCGGAGCTGGACGTTCGACCTGGACCCGGGTGGGCGGGACCCGGTGCTCGGCATCGAACGGCTGGCGGACGCGTACTTCAAGCGCTTCCCCGGGTACGACCGGGGCATCACCGTGCCGGCGCTGGTCGACGTGCCGACCGGGCAGGTGGTGACCAACGACTACGCGCAGATGAGCCTGGACCTGTCGACGGAGTGGACGGCGTACCACCGTGACGGGGCACCCGCCCTCTACCCGGAGCGGCTGCGGGACGAGATCGACGAGGTCAACAAGGTGGTCTTCGCCGACGTCAACAACGGCGTCTACCGCTGCGGCTTCGCCGGCAGTCAGGAGGCGTACGACAAGGCGTACCGACGGCTGTTCGACCGGCTGGACTGGCTGAGCGACCGGCTGGCCGGGCAGCGCTACCTGGTGGGGGACACGATCACCGAGGCGGACGTGCGGCTGTTCACGACGCTGGCGCGCTTCGACCCGGTGTACCACGGCCACTTCAAGTGCAACCGGAGCAAGCTGACCGAGATGCCGGTGCTGTGGGCGTACGCGCGGGACCTGTTCCAGACGCCCGGCTTCGGCGACACGATCGACTTCGACGAGATCAAGCGGCACTACTACGAGGTGCACCGCGACATCAACCCGACCGGTGTGGTCCCGCTCGGCCCCGACCTGTCGAACTGGCTGACGCCGCACAACCGCGAGGAACTCGGCGGTCGCCCCTTCGGCGACGGCACTCCCCCGCCCCCGCCGCCGGTGACGGAACGCGTCGACCCCGCCCACACCCCGCTGCGCTGA
- a CDS encoding NADH-quinone oxidoreductase subunit I, translating to MVGMSDPSERTDAGERGLPGAGLVKGLAVTLKTMTRRSTTQQYPDVAPELPPRSRGVIALLEENCTVCMLCARECPDWCIYIDSHKEEVSVPGAARPRQRNVLDRFDIDFSLCMYCGICVEVCPFDALYWSPEFEYAEYDIKDLLHDKDHLGQWMGSVPPPPAHDPNGEPAKEESAAARKAAVPASPAARPAVPAVRPEPGPAGDATGDGEGAAS from the coding sequence ATGGTCGGCATGAGCGACCCCAGCGAGCGCACTGACGCCGGCGAGCGCGGCCTGCCCGGGGCGGGCCTGGTCAAGGGGCTCGCGGTCACGTTGAAGACGATGACCCGCCGCTCGACCACCCAGCAGTACCCGGATGTCGCCCCCGAGCTGCCGCCGCGTTCCCGCGGGGTGATCGCACTGCTCGAGGAGAACTGCACGGTCTGCATGCTCTGCGCGCGCGAGTGTCCGGACTGGTGCATCTACATCGACTCGCACAAGGAGGAGGTGTCGGTGCCCGGCGCCGCCCGCCCCCGCCAGCGCAACGTGCTCGACCGGTTCGACATCGACTTCTCGCTCTGCATGTACTGCGGCATCTGCGTCGAGGTCTGCCCGTTCGACGCGCTCTACTGGTCGCCGGAGTTCGAGTACGCCGAGTACGACATCAAGGATCTCCTGCACGACAAGGACCACCTCGGGCAGTGGATGGGCAGCGTGCCGCCGCCGCCCGCGCACGATCCGAACGGTGAGCCGGCCAAGGAGGAGAGCGCCGCCGCGCGCAAGGCCGCGGTCCCGGCGAGCCCCGCCGCCCGTCCGGCCGTCCCGGCGGTACGCCCCGAGCCCGGTCCCGCCGGAGACGCCACCGGCGACGGGGAAGGCGCCGCGTCGTGA
- a CDS encoding NADH-quinone oxidoreductase subunit J, whose product MTAADVLLLALGAVAVGSGVLVVATKHLVRAGLYLVVCLGAVAGIYLVLTAELVAWVQVLIYVGAVVVLLLFAVMLTRAPIGASDDLDRPGWPAALIGGGTGLGLAALLVDAYRWSSVELPAPGTAGRIGDQIFRSWVLPFEVLSVLLLAALVGAIILSRPDIGRPPGDRAAGSGRSGVPSGRTDAAPAVGDGRSR is encoded by the coding sequence GTGACCGCCGCGGACGTGCTGCTGCTCGCCCTGGGCGCGGTGGCGGTCGGCTCCGGTGTCCTGGTGGTCGCCACGAAACACCTGGTCCGAGCCGGCCTCTACCTGGTGGTCTGCCTCGGTGCGGTGGCCGGGATCTACCTGGTGCTCACCGCCGAGCTGGTGGCCTGGGTGCAGGTGCTGATCTACGTCGGTGCCGTGGTGGTGCTGCTGCTGTTCGCGGTGATGCTGACCCGCGCCCCGATCGGCGCCTCCGACGACCTGGACCGCCCGGGCTGGCCGGCCGCCCTGATCGGCGGCGGCACCGGGCTCGGGCTCGCCGCGCTGCTGGTCGACGCGTACCGGTGGTCGTCGGTGGAGCTGCCCGCGCCGGGCACCGCGGGCCGCATCGGCGACCAGATCTTCCGCAGCTGGGTGCTGCCGTTCGAGGTGCTGTCGGTGCTGCTGCTCGCGGCCCTGGTGGGGGCGATCATCCTGTCCCGGCCGGACATCGGCCGCCCGCCGGGCGACCGGGCCGCCGGCAGCGGCCGCTCCGGCGTCCCGTCCGGCCGCACCGACGCCGCACCGGCCGTCGGGGACGGGCGGTCGCGATGA
- the nuoK gene encoding NADH-quinone oxidoreductase subunit NuoK — MRPVIPYVTAALLFGLGVYGVLRRRNAVLVLMAVELMLNAVNLVLVTADTTVRSELPHGGQVFALFVIVLAAAEVGVGLAIVLQLYRLRASVAVDEVPLTEPPAPAGAGRIGAQR, encoded by the coding sequence ATGAGGCCGGTCATCCCGTACGTCACCGCCGCGCTGCTGTTCGGTCTCGGCGTGTACGGCGTGCTCCGCCGCCGCAACGCGGTCCTGGTGCTGATGGCGGTCGAGCTGATGCTCAACGCGGTGAACCTGGTCCTGGTCACCGCCGACACCACGGTCCGGTCGGAGCTGCCGCACGGCGGTCAGGTCTTCGCGCTGTTCGTGATCGTGCTGGCCGCCGCCGAGGTGGGCGTCGGGCTGGCCATCGTGCTCCAGCTGTACCGGCTGCGGGCCAGCGTCGCCGTGGACGAGGTGCCGCTGACCGAGCCGCCGGCCCCGGCCGGCGCCGGCCGGATCGGGGCGCAGCGGTGA
- a CDS encoding NADH-quinone oxidoreductase subunit L: MSTPVLLGALLPAVPLVAGLLGLLLPPAPRRVAAGEAPARRVAVALGVAGAATSLLLALALLATLDRQTEASWTWVDLGGLTVSLGVRLDGAVALVAVAVAAVALAVQVYSIGYLKRGPHDDVDVDHRYPPYAAQVSLFTAAMLLVVVSGDLILLLVGWEVMGICSYLLIAHDRRLPEAPAAAMKAFLVTRVGDVGFLLGIALLGVSAGSFRIADVLNHDHPTGTLTAACLLLLAGVAGKSAQFPLHTWLPDAMAGPTPISALIHAATMVAAGVYVVARLYPLFAQAPVTLAVLGVLASVTLLLGALAATAQDDLKRVLAWSTVSQIGYMTGALAVGAPEAALFHLLTHAAFKALLFLAAGAVIHAVGTTLMSRMGGLRRTMPVTFWCTVIGLGALAGLPPLAGFFSKDGVLYAAEQAALHGAGPTAAWVGWLVWLAGLVGVAVTAWYATRLLLRTFLGEARTPLVEPHDPPAVMRWPVLLLAVPAALLGLAGFAGAFAERLRPVPPATREPSDLLPAEPLVHFSPAVLLPLALLVLGAGLAWARWRRNPAGDPAATLGPLRPLFARAFRLDDVQHTLVVRPATALAVATRTADEVVVDGAVTGSGRAVLGLGGGLAALHRAALPRAAAGVLAGALLIGLAAALIGGVA; encoded by the coding sequence GTGAGCACACCCGTCCTGCTCGGCGCGCTGCTGCCCGCCGTACCCCTGGTGGCCGGCCTGCTCGGCCTGCTTCTCCCACCCGCGCCGCGTCGCGTGGCGGCCGGTGAGGCGCCGGCGCGGCGGGTCGCCGTCGCGCTCGGCGTGGCCGGCGCCGCGACCTCCCTGCTGCTGGCGCTGGCGCTGCTGGCCACCCTCGACCGGCAGACCGAGGCCTCCTGGACCTGGGTCGACCTCGGCGGGCTGACCGTCTCCCTGGGCGTCCGGCTCGACGGGGCGGTGGCGCTGGTGGCGGTCGCGGTCGCCGCCGTGGCCCTCGCGGTGCAGGTCTACTCGATCGGCTACCTCAAGCGCGGCCCGCACGACGACGTCGACGTCGACCACCGCTACCCGCCGTACGCGGCGCAGGTCAGCCTCTTCACCGCCGCGATGCTGCTGGTGGTGGTCTCCGGCGACCTGATCCTGCTGCTGGTGGGCTGGGAGGTGATGGGCATCTGCTCGTACCTGCTGATCGCCCACGACCGCCGGCTGCCGGAGGCGCCCGCCGCCGCGATGAAGGCGTTCCTGGTCACCCGGGTGGGTGACGTCGGCTTTCTGCTCGGCATCGCGCTGCTCGGCGTCTCCGCCGGCAGCTTCCGGATCGCCGACGTGCTCAACCACGACCACCCCACCGGGACGCTCACCGCCGCCTGCCTGCTCCTGCTCGCCGGGGTGGCCGGCAAGAGCGCCCAGTTCCCGCTGCACACCTGGTTGCCGGACGCGATGGCCGGCCCCACCCCGATCTCCGCGCTGATCCACGCCGCGACGATGGTGGCGGCCGGCGTGTACGTGGTCGCCCGCCTGTACCCGCTCTTCGCGCAGGCGCCGGTCACGCTGGCCGTTCTCGGCGTCCTGGCCTCGGTGACCCTCCTGCTCGGCGCGCTCGCCGCCACCGCGCAGGACGACCTGAAACGCGTGCTCGCCTGGTCGACGGTCTCCCAGATCGGCTACATGACCGGCGCCCTCGCGGTCGGCGCGCCCGAGGCGGCGCTGTTCCACCTGCTCACCCACGCCGCCTTCAAGGCGCTGCTCTTCCTCGCCGCCGGCGCCGTGATCCACGCGGTCGGCACCACCCTGATGTCCCGGATGGGCGGCCTCCGGCGCACGATGCCGGTGACCTTCTGGTGCACGGTGATCGGCCTGGGCGCGCTGGCCGGGCTGCCGCCGCTCGCCGGTTTCTTCAGCAAGGACGGCGTCCTGTACGCGGCGGAGCAGGCCGCCCTGCACGGCGCCGGCCCGACCGCCGCCTGGGTCGGCTGGCTGGTCTGGCTCGCCGGGCTGGTCGGCGTCGCGGTCACCGCCTGGTACGCCACGCGGCTCCTGCTGCGCACGTTCCTCGGCGAGGCCCGCACCCCGCTGGTCGAGCCGCACGACCCGCCCGCGGTGATGCGCTGGCCGGTGCTGCTGCTCGCCGTCCCGGCCGCCCTGCTCGGCCTGGCCGGGTTCGCCGGGGCGTTCGCCGAGCGGCTCCGGCCGGTGCCGCCGGCCACCCGGGAGCCGTCCGACCTGCTGCCGGCCGAGCCGCTGGTTCATTTCAGCCCGGCGGTGCTGCTTCCGCTCGCCCTGCTGGTGCTCGGTGCGGGGCTCGCCTGGGCGCGCTGGCGGCGGAACCCGGCCGGCGACCCGGCCGCCACGCTGGGTCCGCTCCGGCCGCTGTTCGCCCGCGCGTTCCGGCTCGACGACGTCCAGCACACCCTCGTCGTACGGCCGGCGACCGCGCTCGCCGTGGCCACGCGTACCGCCGACGAGGTGGTGGTGGACGGCGCGGTCACCGGCAGCGGCCGGGCCGTGCTCGGCCTCGGCGGCGGGCTGGCCGCGCTGCACCGGGCCGCGCTGCCGCGGGCCGCCGCCGGCGTGCTCGCCGGCGCGCTGCTGATCGGGCTGGCCGCCGCCCTGATCGGAGGCGTGGCGTGA
- a CDS encoding NuoM family protein, with product MILGEFLLVAVLAVPALGAAAVAAIPHDRAARVVGVVAAALTLLVAVPLPVGRERGWFAYAPLPPSPEAAVAIHPWHQVDAPWVPGLDLRFHLGVDGISWPLVVLTALLTLLCCYYTLWKVPEGGSGRALVALLLVIEVGILGTFLAFDLVLFFVFFEVVLLPMYAVIAGWGGPDRRRAARKFALYTLFGSVLLLVGVFVVVAATGTADLLALTGSAGMSRGTQLAAFTLLALAFAVKSPLWPLHSWLPDAHTQAPTVGSVILAGVLLKMGTYGLIRIAVGVAPEGARWAAPVLGVLAVAAILVGGLVCLAQTELKRLIAYSSVGHMGFVLLGIATLTATGLQAALIGNVAHGVITGLLFFLAGAVKDRTHTGDLGDLSGLRETAPRLAGLLGFAAVASLGLPGLAGFWGEAFAVVAAVQVGGALWTTLAALAAVGGALTAAYFLRLLRQVTHGRPSPAVARLTPGLAGAELAAWAPLVLLALAVGLAPTLVLGVAEAPVTALLEVLP from the coding sequence GTGATCCTCGGTGAGTTCCTGCTGGTCGCGGTGCTGGCGGTGCCGGCGCTCGGCGCGGCCGCGGTGGCGGCGATCCCGCACGACCGGGCGGCCCGGGTGGTCGGCGTGGTGGCCGCCGCGCTGACCCTGCTCGTGGCGGTGCCGCTGCCCGTCGGCCGCGAACGCGGCTGGTTCGCCTACGCGCCGCTGCCGCCCTCGCCGGAGGCCGCGGTGGCCATCCACCCGTGGCACCAGGTCGACGCGCCCTGGGTGCCCGGCCTGGACCTGCGCTTTCACCTCGGCGTCGACGGGATCTCCTGGCCACTGGTGGTGCTGACCGCGCTGCTCACCCTGCTCTGCTGCTACTACACCCTCTGGAAGGTGCCGGAGGGCGGCAGCGGCCGGGCCCTGGTCGCGCTGCTGCTGGTGATCGAGGTCGGCATCCTCGGCACCTTCCTCGCCTTCGACCTGGTGCTGTTCTTCGTCTTCTTCGAGGTCGTCCTCCTGCCCATGTACGCGGTCATCGCCGGCTGGGGCGGGCCGGACCGGCGGCGGGCGGCGCGGAAGTTCGCCCTCTACACCCTGTTCGGTTCGGTACTGCTGCTGGTCGGCGTCTTCGTGGTGGTCGCCGCCACCGGCACGGCGGACCTCCTGGCGCTCACCGGCAGCGCCGGGATGTCCCGGGGCACGCAGCTCGCCGCGTTCACGCTGCTGGCGCTCGCCTTCGCGGTGAAGAGTCCGCTGTGGCCGCTGCACTCCTGGCTGCCCGACGCGCACACCCAGGCACCCACCGTCGGCAGCGTCATCCTCGCCGGGGTCCTGCTGAAGATGGGCACGTACGGGCTGATCCGCATCGCGGTCGGTGTCGCGCCCGAGGGCGCCCGCTGGGCCGCGCCGGTGCTCGGGGTGCTCGCCGTCGCGGCGATCCTGGTCGGCGGGCTGGTCTGCCTGGCGCAGACCGAGCTGAAGCGGCTGATCGCGTACTCCAGCGTCGGGCACATGGGCTTCGTGCTGCTCGGGATCGCCACGCTCACCGCCACCGGTCTCCAGGCGGCCCTGATCGGCAACGTCGCGCACGGCGTGATCACCGGCCTGTTGTTCTTCCTGGCCGGTGCCGTCAAGGACCGTACGCACACCGGCGATCTGGGCGACCTGTCCGGGCTGCGGGAGACCGCTCCCCGGCTGGCCGGGCTGCTCGGCTTCGCCGCCGTCGCCTCGCTCGGGCTGCCCGGGCTCGCCGGCTTCTGGGGGGAGGCGTTCGCCGTGGTGGCCGCGGTGCAGGTCGGTGGGGCGCTGTGGACCACGCTCGCCGCTCTCGCGGCGGTCGGCGGGGCGCTCACCGCCGCGTACTTCCTCCGGTTGCTGCGTCAGGTCACCCACGGGCGGCCCAGTCCCGCCGTCGCGCGGCTCACCCCGGGCCTGGCCGGCGCGGAGCTGGCCGCCTGGGCGCCGCTGGTGCTGCTCGCGCTCGCCGTCGGCCTCGCCCCGACGCTGGTGCTCGGCGTCGCCGAGGCCCCGGTCACCGCCCTGTTGGAGGTCCTTCCGTGA